From one Nilaparvata lugens isolate BPH chromosome 2, ASM1435652v1, whole genome shotgun sequence genomic stretch:
- the LOC111049117 gene encoding phosphatidylinositol transfer protein alpha isoform, which produces MLIKEYRVVLPLTVEEYQVGQLFSVAEASKNETGGGEGVEVLKNEPFDNHPLLGGRYSKGQYTYKIYHLASKVPAIIRLLVPKGALEIHEEAWNAYPYCKTVITNPGYMKENFSIVIESYHIADAGDKDNVHELPPEKLKQRDVVMIDIANDPISQGDYKKDEDPATFSSEKTGRGPLTGKWMNQVTPVMTCYKLVTAEFKWFGFQSRVESFIQKSERRLFTTFHRQVFCWLDRWHGLTMDDIRAIEDKTREELDKQRNVGEVRGMKAD; this is translated from the coding sequence ATGCTTATTAAAGAATACAGAGTGGTCCTACCCCTGACGGTGGAAGAGTATCAGGTCGGTCAGTTGTTTTCGGTTGCAGAGGCCAGCAAAAACGAGACCGGTGGCGGTGAAGGGGTAGAAGTACTGAAAAATGAGCCATTTGACAACCACCCTCTTTTGGGTGGCAGGTACAGTAAAGGCCAATATACATACAAGATCTATCACTTAGCAAGTAAAGTACCAGCAATAATCAGGCTTTTGGTTCCCAAAGGAGCATTGGAAATCCATGAGGAGGCTTGGAATGCGTACCCCTATTGTAAAACTGTCATCACCAATCCTGGCTACATgaaagaaaacttttcaattgtTATTGAGTCTTACCACATTGCTGATGCTGGCGACAAGGATAATGTCCATGAGTTACCACCAGAAAAGTTGAAGCAGAGGGATGTTGTGATGATTGATATTGCAAATGATCCTATAAGTCAAGGCGACTATAAAAAAGATGAGGATCCTGCCACTTTTAGCTCGGAAAAAACGGGGAGAGGTCCGCTGACCGGGAAATGGATGAACCAGGTTACTCCAGTTATGACATGCTACAAGCTAGTGACGGCCGAATTCAAATGGTTTGGATTCCAATCGCGAGTGGAGAGCTTTATCCAGAAATCGGAACGGCGATTGTTCACCACTTTCCATCGTCAGGTGTTTTGCTGGCTGGACCGTTGGCATGGCCTCACAATGGACGACATTCGTGCCATTGAAGACAAAACCAGGGAGGAGCTGGACAAACAACGAAATGTTGGTGAGGTTAGGGGAATGAAAGCTGATTAA